Proteins from one Crocosphaera sp. UHCC 0190 genomic window:
- a CDS encoding endonuclease domain-containing protein, producing MTELYNKSCEKDKRRSLRNNMPPAEKLLWARLRGRQVEGAKFRRQYSIGGFVVDFYVPELRLAIEVDGPSHLGAEAQAYDAQRQAFIESFGTRFLRFTNQQVYQELDAVVEAIALVILDMRSLSPPFQRGD from the coding sequence ATGACAGAACTTTATAATAAATCTTGTGAGAAGGATAAACGTCGATCGCTTCGCAATAATATGCCTCCTGCGGAAAAACTCCTCTGGGCAAGGTTACGAGGGCGACAGGTGGAAGGGGCTAAGTTTCGGCGACAGTACAGTATTGGTGGGTTTGTGGTAGATTTTTATGTGCCAGAGTTGCGACTGGCGATCGAAGTTGATGGGCCAAGTCATTTAGGGGCAGAAGCTCAAGCTTATGATGCCCAACGACAGGCGTTTATTGAGTCTTTCGGGACTCGTTTTTTGCGGTTTACTAATCAACAAGTTTATCAAGAATTAGATGCTGTGGTTGAAGCGATCGCTCTTGTCATCCTCGATATGCGCTCTCTTAGTCCCCCCTTTCAAAGGGGGGACTAA